A window of Mycolicibacterium madagascariense genomic DNA:
AACCGGGCGATGCGCTCGAGCAGGTGCGCATCGAGCTCGGCCGCCGAGGCCGTACCGACGACGAAGGCCACGACGACCTCGCCCCAGTCGGGATCGGGCGTGCCGACGACGCACGCCTCGGTGACGTCGGGGTGCTCGATCAGCACCTCCTCCACCTCGCGCGGATAGATGTTGCTTCCGCCACTGATGACCACGTCCTTGGACCGGTCGCGCAGCGTCAGGTACCCGCGCCCATCGAACGAGCCCATGTCGCCGGTGCGCAGCCAGCCGTGCCGAAGCGTCGCGGCGGTGGCGGCATCGTTGCGCCAGTACCCGGACATGACGACGTCACCGCGACAGACGATTTCGCCGACCTCACCCACCGCGACCGGCACGTCGTCGGCGTCGACCACCGCCACGTCGACACCGGAGCGGGCATACCCGACGGAGCCGAGCGTGGCGTCCTCGGCGTCGAGGTGGTCGGCCCGCCGCAGCCCCGTGATCGTCATGGGCGCCTCGCCCTGGCCGTACAGCTGGACGAAGATCGGCCCGAAAGCCTTGAGCGCCTTCTTCATCGAATCCACGTACATGGGGCCGCCGCCGTAGACCACGGTGCGCAGGTGGGCCGGTCGCGGGCGACCGGTGTCGACCAGACGCTGCACCATGGTCGGGGCGAGGAACGCGCTGCTGCCGGGGTGGTGGTCGCACAGGTCGAGGAACTCGCCCGGTTCGAAGGCGGCCGACCGTGGAATCACCTGGCGCGCACCGCGCAGCACGTAGGGCGCGATGTACAGGCCCGAGCCGTGTGACATCGGCGCGCCGTGCACGAGGCTGCAGCACTCGTCGGGATCGTCGAAGTCCGCGAGATGGGACACCGTCATCGCCATCAGGTTGCGATGCGACAGCATGGCGCCCTTCGAGCGCCCCGTCGTGCCGCTGGTGTAGAACAGCCACGCCAGCGAGGCGGGGTCGGTGTCGCGCGGCGGCGCGGAAGGCGGTGCGGCCAAACGATTCTCGTAGTCAGGCAACGCCAGCGTCAAGAGGGGCACGTCGGTCACGGGCCGCAGCTCCGCGGCGATCTTGGGCGAGGCGAACACCACGCTCGCCCCCGAGTCGTCGAGGATCTGCTGCATCTCCAGGGGGTGCAGCTTGTAGTTGATGGGCACGTACACCCGCTCGGCGGCCCAGACGGCGAACAGCAGCTCGACGAGCTCCGGCCGGTTCTCGCTGGCGACGGCGATCCGATCGCCGGGCCGGCCGACGGCACGAAGCGACGCCGCCAATCGGAGTGCCCTGTCCCGCAATTCAGCCCACGTGTGGACGCACTGCTCGCCGAGGTACACCGCGCCGCGGTCGCCGTGGCGGGCCGCGGTCTGGTCCAGGACGGAGAAGACGTTCACCGGGGAACCCACTCCGAGGACAGTGCGTGCTCCGAAAGGTACTTGGTGGAACTCCACCCGCCGTCGACGACGATGGTCTGACCGTTGATGAAACTGCCACCCGGAGAACACAGGAACGCCACGGTGCTCGCGACGTCCTCGACGGTGCCGAGCCGCTGGTGCGGTGTCATCTCGGCGTTGATCTTCCGGAAGCGCTCGTCGTCGAGGCGTTGGGCCACCATCGGGGTCAGGGTGACGCCGGGCGCGACGGCATTG
This region includes:
- a CDS encoding AMP-binding protein, with product MNVFSVLDQTAARHGDRGAVYLGEQCVHTWAELRDRALRLAASLRAVGRPGDRIAVASENRPELVELLFAVWAAERVYVPINYKLHPLEMQQILDDSGASVVFASPKIAAELRPVTDVPLLTLALPDYENRLAAPPSAPPRDTDPASLAWLFYTSGTTGRSKGAMLSHRNLMAMTVSHLADFDDPDECCSLVHGAPMSHGSGLYIAPYVLRGARQVIPRSAAFEPGEFLDLCDHHPGSSAFLAPTMVQRLVDTGRPRPAHLRTVVYGGGPMYVDSMKKALKAFGPIFVQLYGQGEAPMTITGLRRADHLDAEDATLGSVGYARSGVDVAVVDADDVPVAVGEVGEIVCRGDVVMSGYWRNDAATAATLRHGWLRTGDMGSFDGRGYLTLRDRSKDVVISGGSNIYPREVEEVLIEHPDVTEACVVGTPDPDWGEVVVAFVVGTASAAELDAHLLERIARFKRPKRYEYLEELPKNSYGKVLKRELRERLTR